One genomic region from Drosophila subpulchrella strain 33 F10 #4 breed RU33 chromosome 2R, RU_Dsub_v1.1 Primary Assembly, whole genome shotgun sequence encodes:
- the LOC119551300 gene encoding kinase D-interacting substrate of 220 kDa isoform X14 codes for MFKSRLKTNPGGSENINRYGDSMGSLGHRALLQYIDNNDISGLRAILDSRHLTIDDRDENATTVLMVVAGRGLTAFVREFLARGADVQAEDLDNWTALLCASRNGHFDVVQLLLDHGAEVEHRDMGGWTSLMWAAYRGHTELVRLLLDKGADGNAHGNYHLGALLWAAGRGYKDIVELLVQRGAKVNVGDKYGTTALVWACRRGNVEIVDTLVKAGANVDTAGMYSWTPLLVAAAGGHTDCVSSLLEKKPNVNALDKDGMTALCIASREGFQDIAASLIAAGAYINIQDRGADTPLIHAVKAGHRTVVEALLKKHADVDIQGKDRKTAIYTAVEKGHTPIVKLLLATNPDLESCTKDGDTPLLRAVRNRNLEIVHMLLDRKAKVTASDKRGDTCLHIAMRARSKAIVEALLRNPKHSQLLYRANKAGETPYNIDSLHQKTILGQVFGARRLNTNEDSEGMLGYELYSSALADVLSEPTLTTPITVGLYAKWGSGKSFLLNKLRDEMNNFARQWAEPPIRTSGLLFIVCFHLALLIGTIVGLSTKSAVVGASSGMGFLLLAYLLLAAVRYCNYQMDMQWAYSVQHGLEKRITRLRLILQVAFCHPPGPQSDSQAKPVRFHFAEANSASPTGDGAVAHMLASLLDAIESHYGWLATRLYRAFRPKCLKVDVGWRWRRMCCIPIVLIFELALVTLTSGISLIVVYFTFADKEDPKEQKEQKEQKEQILVGLYVIAAVMGTLICTHLHVLAKVFVSLFTSHIRLLKRAVRSSESAPLTMLGAEVAVMTDMVKCLDAFTTQQSRLVGVIDALDSCDTERILTLLNAVQTLLSSPNRPFVLLISVDPHVIAKAAEANSRRLFTEGGIGGHDFLRNLVHLPVYLQNSGLRKVQRAQMTALLFKRSGGGDYQTDDGPTLGHSVSARRLSNASEIISSQEKLRGPARAGGGKKLRLSESVASSTGSNLHRLGQNPQTVLDLSRIVLTDDYFSDVNPRSMRRLMNVIYITVRLLKAFQIDFSWYRLSSWINLTEQWPLRASMIVLHHDQFMDGNADESVSLQSVYEKLRPKLAYLREAAPLLELDRDERKLDAFLQLHKSDLLVADLRIFLPFTINLDPYLRKVLKEDQQTIEDEGSLVIQARPSVSNTMRQFPAPTTYVPSPQAFPPYQMFQNEYPANELRSRNLSSSTEPVTPLINSPSDSFGDDILQTKLTDLTVEGVISLLERIEDMKPALAKLAPVLRENAINGRVLKHCDMPDLKSVLGLSFGHWELFRLLITTLRECERMPRKQPRQPQQPAALEAPSNVPMIKDVTDALMQPPRESLSRKNSVSHMEKQVTLEEQMICGTLQTLNEEAYEDVASSERPSPTELDSPSAGAAMTTPLLGSSGSSSVQQPTGRDSILKQQGSVKADKRVSIQQAATNNNNNNGNKLTPNVEYVSERQAEAQGSSKRLTTKPPSGPRPASLIITRNDSNSQFQLLRSSSVDYDDVEAQEHRTTIRTTLLEQQEEEESAPFVFTVRK; via the exons AACATAAATCGCTACGGAGACTCCATGGGTTCGCTGGGACATCGCGCCTTGTTGCAGTACATCGATAACAATGATATTTCCGGTCTGCGCGCTATTTTGGATAGCCGACATCTCACCATCGATGATCGGGATGAG AATGCCACCACAGTGTTGATGGTAGTTGCTGGACGTGGTCTGACTGCCTTTGTCCGGGAATTCCTGGCCCGTGGTGCCGATGTCCAAGCGGAGGACTTGGATAACTGGACTGCACTGCTGTGTGCCTCCCGGAATGGCCACTTTGATGTGGTCCAACTGCTGCTAGACCATGGAGCCGAGGTGGAGCATCGCGATATG GGTGGCTGGACCAGTTTGATGTGGGCTGCCTACCGAGGGCACACGGAGCTGGTGCGCCTTCTGCTGGACAAAGGAGCCGATGGCAATGCCCATGGTAACTACCATCTGGGCGCCCTGTTGTGGGCGGCAGGGCGTGGCTACAAGGACATCGTGGAGCTTCTGGTGCAACGCGGCGCTAAAGTGAATGTGGGTGATAAATATGGAACGACGGCGCTTGTTTGGGCCTGCAGGCGAGGAAATGTGGAGATTGTGGATACTTTGGTTAAGGCTGGAGCCAATGTGGACACCGCGGGCATGTACTCGTGGACACCGCTCCTCGTGGCAGCTGCCGGTGGCCACACAGATTGCGTTAGTTCCCTGCTCGAGAAGAAACCCAATGTAAATGCCTTGGACAAGGACGGAATGACCGCTCTTTGCATAGCGAGTCGAGAGGGCTTCCAGGATATAGCTGCCTCCCTGATTGCAGCTGGTGCCTACATAAATATCCAGGACCGTGGAGCAGATACACCCCTCATCCATGCTGTGAAGGCAGGCCACCGAACTGTGGTGGAGGCCTTGCTCAAAAAACATGCTGATGTGGATATACAGGGAAAAGATCGCAAGACGGCCATTTACACTGCGGTGGAAAAGGGACACACGCCGATTGTGAAACTACTGCTGGCCACCAATCCCGACCTGGAATCCTGCACCAAGGATGGGGATACTCCCCTGCTGAGAGCCGTTAGGAATCGGAACTTGGAGATTGTGCACATGTTGCTGGATCGGAAGGCCAAGGTGACTGCCAGTGACAAAAGAGGCGACACCTGCCTGCACATTGCGATGCGGGCAAGGAGCAAGGCAATTGTGGAGGCTCTCCTGCGGAATCCCAAGCACAGCCAGCTTCTGTACCGGGCCAACAAGGCCGGAGAAACCCCGTACAACATTGACTCCCTGCACCAGAAGACCATATTGGGTCAAGTGTTCGGCGCCAGACGGCTGAACACCAACGAGGATTCCGAGGGCATGCTGGGCTACGAACTCTATTCCTCCGCCCTGGCGGATGTGCTCAGTGAGCCGACATTAACCACGCCCATCACCGTTGGACTCTATGCCAAGTGGGGCAGTGGGAAGAGCTTTCTGCTAAACAAGCTGCGCGACGAGATGAACAACTTTGCGCGCCAATGGGCGGAACCCCCGATCCGAACAAGCGGTCTGCTTTTCATTGTCTGCTTTCATCTGGCTCTGCTTATTGGGACGATTGTGGGACTAAGCACCAAGTCGGCAGTGGTAGGCGCCTCCTCGGGCATGGGATTCCTACTGCTCGCATATCTGCTCCTGGCGGCTGTCAGGTACTGCAACTATCAAATGGATATGCAGTGGGCCTACTCAGTGCAACATGGCCTGGAGAAGAGGATTACGAGGTTGCGCCTGATACTACAGGTGGCCTTTTGCCATCCCCCAGGACCCCAGTCGGATTCACAGGCCAAACCCGTGCGGTTTCACTTTGCTGAGGCCAATAGTGCTTCGCCAACGGGCGATGGAGCAGTGGCCCATATGCTGGCCTCCCTCCTCGATGCCATCGAATCTCACTATGGATGGCTGGCCACGCGCTTGTATCGAGCCTTCCGGCCCAAGTGCTTGAAGGTGGATGTGGGCTGGCGATGGCGCCGCATGTGCTGCATTCCCATCGTGTTGATCTTCGAACTGGCACTTGTTACCCTGACCTCTGGCATCTCCCTCATCGTGGTCTACTTCACGTTTGCCGATAAGGAGGATCCTAAGGAGCAGAAGGAGCAAAAGGAACAGAAGGAACAGATCCTAGTGGGTCTCTATGTAATTGCCGCAGTCATGGGCACCCTCATCTGCACGCATCTCCATGTCCTGGCCAAGGTGTTTGTATCCCTGTTCACCTCCCACATTCGTCTGCTGAAGAGAGCCGTTCGGTCCAGTGAGTCTGCTCCGTTGACCATGCTGGGAGCAGAGGTGGCCGTAATGACGGACATGGTCAAGTGCCTGGATGCGTTCACCACTCAGCAGAGTCGCTTGGTGGGCGTAATTGATGCCTTGGATTCGTGCGACACGGAGAGGATTCTCACCCTCTTGAACGCTGTACAAACCCTTCTTTCCTCACCCAATCGACCATTTGTGCTGCTCATCTCTGTGGATCCCCATGTCATTGCCAAAGCGGCGGAAGCCAACAGTCGACGGCTGTTCACGGAGGGCGGAATTGGAGGACACGATTTCCTCAGGAACTTGGTGCATCTCCCTGTTTATCTACAGAATTCTGGATTGAGAAAGGTGCAGCGAGCGCAGATGACAGCGCTGCTGTTCAAGCGAAGTGGAGGGGGAGATTACCAGACTGACGATGGGCCCACTCTGGGTCACTCTGTATCCGCTCGTCGGTTATCCAACGCCTCGGAGATAATCTCCAGTCAGGAGAAGCTGCGAGGACCCGCTCGTGCGGGCGGTGGAAAGAAGCTGCGTCTCTCTGAATCCGTGGCCAGCTCCACGGGCTCCAATCTTCACCGCCTGGGCCAGAATCCGCAGACCGTGTTGGACTTGTCCCGCATTGTGCTCACAGATGATTACTTCAGCGATGTGAATCCGCGAAGTATGCGCCGCCTGATGAATGTGATCTACATCACGGTGCGCTTGCTCAAGGCCTTCCAGATTGATTTCAGCTGGTATCGCCTGAGTTCCTGGATAAATCTGACGGAGCAGTGGCCCCTGCGGGCTAGTATGATAGTGCTACATCACGATCAGTTCATGGATGGCAATGCGGATGAGAGTGTGTCCCTGCAAAGCGTTTACGAGAA GCTTCGTCCAAAGCTCGCCTACTTGAGGGAGGCTGCTCCGCTCCTGGAATTGGATCGCGATGAACGAAAGTTGGACGCCTTCCTGCAGCTGCACAAATCAGATCTATTGGTGGCGGATCTGCGAATCTTTTTGCCGTTCACCATTAATCTGGATCCTTACCTAAGAAAGGTCTTAAAGG AGGACCAGCAAACTATCGAGGACGAGGGTTCCCTAGTGATACAGGCAAGACCCAGCGTTTCCAATACCATGCGTCAATTCCCAGCGCCCACCACCTATGTGCCTTCGCCCCAGGCCTTTCCACCCTACCAAATGTTCCAGAACGAGTATCCTGCCAATGAGCTGCGCTCTAGGAATCTCAGCTCGAGCACCGAGCCAGTTACTCCACTGATTAACTCGCCAAGTGATTCATTTGGT GATGACATCTTGCAAACCAAGCTGACCGACTTAACCGTGGAGGGAGTCATCAGCCTGCTGGAGCGCATTGAGGATATGAAGCCGGCGTTGGCCAAACTGGCGCCCGTGCTCCGCGAGAATGCCATCAATGGACGTGTGCTGAAGCACTGTGATATGCCGGATCTGAAATCG GTTCTGGGCCTGAGCTTTGGCCACTGGGAGTTGTTCCGCCTGCTGATCACCACTCTGCGGGAATGCGAGCGCATGCCCAGGAAGCAGCCGCGTCAGCCACAGCAGCCCGCCGCTCTAGAGGCTCCATCGAATGTCCCGATGATCAAGGATGTTACGGATGCCCTCATGCAGCCACCCAGAGAGTCCTTGTCGCGGAAGAACTCCGTGAGCCATATGGAGAAACAG GTGACGCTGGAGGAGCAGATGATCTGCGGCACCCTGCAGACTCTCAACGAGGAGGCCTACGAGGATGTGGCCAGTAGCGAGCGACCGAGTCCCACAG AACTCGACTCGCCGAGTGCCGGAGCCGCAATGACAACGCCATTGCTGGGCTCCTCCGGCTCCAGTTCCGTGCAACAGCCGACAGGTCGGGATTCCATTTTGAAGCagcagggcagcgtcaaggccGACAAGCGGGTATCGATCCAACAAGCGGCGaccaataataacaacaataatgGCAACAAACTAACGCCAAATGTCGAATATGTTTCCGAACGACAGGCGGAAGCCCAAGGATCTAGCAAGCGCTTAACAACCAAGCCGCCATCAG GACCCCGTCCCGCCTCGCTGATCATCACCAGAAACGATTCCAACTCACAGTTCCAGCTGCTGCGCTCGTCCTCAGTGGACTACGATGATGTGGAGGCCCAGGAGCACCGGACCACTATAAGGACCACCCTGTTGGAacagcaggaggaggaggaatcAGCCCCGTTCGTCTTTACAGTGCGCAAATGA
- the LOC119551300 gene encoding kinase D-interacting substrate of 220 kDa isoform X8 has protein sequence MFKSRLKTNPGGSENINRYGDSMGSLGHRALLQYIDNNDISGLRAILDSRHLTIDDRDENATTVLMVVAGRGLTAFVREFLARGADVQAEDLDNWTALLCASRNGHFDVVQLLLDHGAEVEHRDMGGWTSLMWAAYRGHTELVRLLLDKGADGNAHGNYHLGALLWAAGRGYKDIVELLVQRGAKVNVGDKYGTTALVWACRRGNVEIVDTLVKAGANVDTAGMYSWTPLLVAAAGGHTDCVSSLLEKKPNVNALDKDGMTALCIASREGFQDIAASLIAAGAYINIQDRGADTPLIHAVKAGHRTVVEALLKKHADVDIQGKDRKTAIYTAVEKGHTPIVKLLLATNPDLESCTKDGDTPLLRAVRNRNLEIVHMLLDRKAKVTASDKRGDTCLHIAMRARSKAIVEALLRNPKHSQLLYRANKAGETPYNIDSLHQKTILGQVFGARRLNTNEDSEGMLGYELYSSALADVLSEPTLTTPITVGLYAKWGSGKSFLLNKLRDEMNNFARQWAEPPIRTSGLLFIVCFHLALLIGTIVGLSTKSAVVGASSGMGFLLLAYLLLAAVRYCNYQMDMQWAYSVQHGLEKRITRLRLILQVAFCHPPGPQSDSQAKPVRFHFAEANSASPTGDGAVAHMLASLLDAIESHYGWLATRLYRAFRPKCLKVDVGWRWRRMCCIPIVLIFELALVTLTSGISLIVVYFTFADKEDPKEQKEQKEQKEQILVGLYVIAAVMGTLICTHLHVLAKVFVSLFTSHIRLLKRAVRSSESAPLTMLGAEVAVMTDMVKCLDAFTTQQSRLVGVIDALDSCDTERILTLLNAVQTLLSSPNRPFVLLISVDPHVIAKAAEANSRRLFTEGGIGGHDFLRNLVHLPVYLQNSGLRKVQRAQMTALLFKRSGGGDYQTDDGPTLGHSVSARRLSNASEIISSQEKLRGPARAGGGKKLRLSESVASSTGSNLHRLGQNPQTVLDLSRIVLTDDYFSDVNPRSMRRLMNVIYITVRLLKAFQIDFSWYRLSSWINLTEQWPLRASMIVLHHDQFMDGNADESVSLQSVYEKLRPKLAYLREAAPLLELDRDERKLDAFLQLHKSDLLVADLRIFLPFTINLDPYLRKVLKEDQQTIEDEGSLVIQARPSVSNTMRQFPAPTTYVPSPQAFPPYQMFQNEYPANELRSRNLSSSTEPVTPLINSPSDSFGDDILQTKLTDLTVEGVISLLERIEDMKPALAKLAPVLRENAINGRVLKHCDMPDLKSVLGLSFGHWELFRLLITTLRECERMPRKQPRQPQQPAALEAPSNVPMIKDVTDALMQPPRESLSRKNSVSHMEKQSKVHDYEYLQVTLEEQMICGTLQTLNEEAYEDVASSERPSPTGEMLAAAAQLQLAPIRESSEFGSPSDDQMQYGVKISNHNNNNNQYLHAEYNRSVSSHSLQSLSTLVGVPGGGGHGGSGGGGLHLGNELDSPSAGAAMTTPLLGSSGSSSVQQPTGRDSILKQQGSVKADKRVSIQQAATNNNNNNGNKLTPNVEYVSERQAEAQGSSKRLTTKPPSGPRPASLIITRNDSNSQFQLLRSSSVDYDDVEAQEHRTTIRTTLLEQQEEEESAPFVFTVRK, from the exons AACATAAATCGCTACGGAGACTCCATGGGTTCGCTGGGACATCGCGCCTTGTTGCAGTACATCGATAACAATGATATTTCCGGTCTGCGCGCTATTTTGGATAGCCGACATCTCACCATCGATGATCGGGATGAG AATGCCACCACAGTGTTGATGGTAGTTGCTGGACGTGGTCTGACTGCCTTTGTCCGGGAATTCCTGGCCCGTGGTGCCGATGTCCAAGCGGAGGACTTGGATAACTGGACTGCACTGCTGTGTGCCTCCCGGAATGGCCACTTTGATGTGGTCCAACTGCTGCTAGACCATGGAGCCGAGGTGGAGCATCGCGATATG GGTGGCTGGACCAGTTTGATGTGGGCTGCCTACCGAGGGCACACGGAGCTGGTGCGCCTTCTGCTGGACAAAGGAGCCGATGGCAATGCCCATGGTAACTACCATCTGGGCGCCCTGTTGTGGGCGGCAGGGCGTGGCTACAAGGACATCGTGGAGCTTCTGGTGCAACGCGGCGCTAAAGTGAATGTGGGTGATAAATATGGAACGACGGCGCTTGTTTGGGCCTGCAGGCGAGGAAATGTGGAGATTGTGGATACTTTGGTTAAGGCTGGAGCCAATGTGGACACCGCGGGCATGTACTCGTGGACACCGCTCCTCGTGGCAGCTGCCGGTGGCCACACAGATTGCGTTAGTTCCCTGCTCGAGAAGAAACCCAATGTAAATGCCTTGGACAAGGACGGAATGACCGCTCTTTGCATAGCGAGTCGAGAGGGCTTCCAGGATATAGCTGCCTCCCTGATTGCAGCTGGTGCCTACATAAATATCCAGGACCGTGGAGCAGATACACCCCTCATCCATGCTGTGAAGGCAGGCCACCGAACTGTGGTGGAGGCCTTGCTCAAAAAACATGCTGATGTGGATATACAGGGAAAAGATCGCAAGACGGCCATTTACACTGCGGTGGAAAAGGGACACACGCCGATTGTGAAACTACTGCTGGCCACCAATCCCGACCTGGAATCCTGCACCAAGGATGGGGATACTCCCCTGCTGAGAGCCGTTAGGAATCGGAACTTGGAGATTGTGCACATGTTGCTGGATCGGAAGGCCAAGGTGACTGCCAGTGACAAAAGAGGCGACACCTGCCTGCACATTGCGATGCGGGCAAGGAGCAAGGCAATTGTGGAGGCTCTCCTGCGGAATCCCAAGCACAGCCAGCTTCTGTACCGGGCCAACAAGGCCGGAGAAACCCCGTACAACATTGACTCCCTGCACCAGAAGACCATATTGGGTCAAGTGTTCGGCGCCAGACGGCTGAACACCAACGAGGATTCCGAGGGCATGCTGGGCTACGAACTCTATTCCTCCGCCCTGGCGGATGTGCTCAGTGAGCCGACATTAACCACGCCCATCACCGTTGGACTCTATGCCAAGTGGGGCAGTGGGAAGAGCTTTCTGCTAAACAAGCTGCGCGACGAGATGAACAACTTTGCGCGCCAATGGGCGGAACCCCCGATCCGAACAAGCGGTCTGCTTTTCATTGTCTGCTTTCATCTGGCTCTGCTTATTGGGACGATTGTGGGACTAAGCACCAAGTCGGCAGTGGTAGGCGCCTCCTCGGGCATGGGATTCCTACTGCTCGCATATCTGCTCCTGGCGGCTGTCAGGTACTGCAACTATCAAATGGATATGCAGTGGGCCTACTCAGTGCAACATGGCCTGGAGAAGAGGATTACGAGGTTGCGCCTGATACTACAGGTGGCCTTTTGCCATCCCCCAGGACCCCAGTCGGATTCACAGGCCAAACCCGTGCGGTTTCACTTTGCTGAGGCCAATAGTGCTTCGCCAACGGGCGATGGAGCAGTGGCCCATATGCTGGCCTCCCTCCTCGATGCCATCGAATCTCACTATGGATGGCTGGCCACGCGCTTGTATCGAGCCTTCCGGCCCAAGTGCTTGAAGGTGGATGTGGGCTGGCGATGGCGCCGCATGTGCTGCATTCCCATCGTGTTGATCTTCGAACTGGCACTTGTTACCCTGACCTCTGGCATCTCCCTCATCGTGGTCTACTTCACGTTTGCCGATAAGGAGGATCCTAAGGAGCAGAAGGAGCAAAAGGAACAGAAGGAACAGATCCTAGTGGGTCTCTATGTAATTGCCGCAGTCATGGGCACCCTCATCTGCACGCATCTCCATGTCCTGGCCAAGGTGTTTGTATCCCTGTTCACCTCCCACATTCGTCTGCTGAAGAGAGCCGTTCGGTCCAGTGAGTCTGCTCCGTTGACCATGCTGGGAGCAGAGGTGGCCGTAATGACGGACATGGTCAAGTGCCTGGATGCGTTCACCACTCAGCAGAGTCGCTTGGTGGGCGTAATTGATGCCTTGGATTCGTGCGACACGGAGAGGATTCTCACCCTCTTGAACGCTGTACAAACCCTTCTTTCCTCACCCAATCGACCATTTGTGCTGCTCATCTCTGTGGATCCCCATGTCATTGCCAAAGCGGCGGAAGCCAACAGTCGACGGCTGTTCACGGAGGGCGGAATTGGAGGACACGATTTCCTCAGGAACTTGGTGCATCTCCCTGTTTATCTACAGAATTCTGGATTGAGAAAGGTGCAGCGAGCGCAGATGACAGCGCTGCTGTTCAAGCGAAGTGGAGGGGGAGATTACCAGACTGACGATGGGCCCACTCTGGGTCACTCTGTATCCGCTCGTCGGTTATCCAACGCCTCGGAGATAATCTCCAGTCAGGAGAAGCTGCGAGGACCCGCTCGTGCGGGCGGTGGAAAGAAGCTGCGTCTCTCTGAATCCGTGGCCAGCTCCACGGGCTCCAATCTTCACCGCCTGGGCCAGAATCCGCAGACCGTGTTGGACTTGTCCCGCATTGTGCTCACAGATGATTACTTCAGCGATGTGAATCCGCGAAGTATGCGCCGCCTGATGAATGTGATCTACATCACGGTGCGCTTGCTCAAGGCCTTCCAGATTGATTTCAGCTGGTATCGCCTGAGTTCCTGGATAAATCTGACGGAGCAGTGGCCCCTGCGGGCTAGTATGATAGTGCTACATCACGATCAGTTCATGGATGGCAATGCGGATGAGAGTGTGTCCCTGCAAAGCGTTTACGAGAA GCTTCGTCCAAAGCTCGCCTACTTGAGGGAGGCTGCTCCGCTCCTGGAATTGGATCGCGATGAACGAAAGTTGGACGCCTTCCTGCAGCTGCACAAATCAGATCTATTGGTGGCGGATCTGCGAATCTTTTTGCCGTTCACCATTAATCTGGATCCTTACCTAAGAAAGGTCTTAAAGG AGGACCAGCAAACTATCGAGGACGAGGGTTCCCTAGTGATACAGGCAAGACCCAGCGTTTCCAATACCATGCGTCAATTCCCAGCGCCCACCACCTATGTGCCTTCGCCCCAGGCCTTTCCACCCTACCAAATGTTCCAGAACGAGTATCCTGCCAATGAGCTGCGCTCTAGGAATCTCAGCTCGAGCACCGAGCCAGTTACTCCACTGATTAACTCGCCAAGTGATTCATTTGGT GATGACATCTTGCAAACCAAGCTGACCGACTTAACCGTGGAGGGAGTCATCAGCCTGCTGGAGCGCATTGAGGATATGAAGCCGGCGTTGGCCAAACTGGCGCCCGTGCTCCGCGAGAATGCCATCAATGGACGTGTGCTGAAGCACTGTGATATGCCGGATCTGAAATCG GTTCTGGGCCTGAGCTTTGGCCACTGGGAGTTGTTCCGCCTGCTGATCACCACTCTGCGGGAATGCGAGCGCATGCCCAGGAAGCAGCCGCGTCAGCCACAGCAGCCCGCCGCTCTAGAGGCTCCATCGAATGTCCCGATGATCAAGGATGTTACGGATGCCCTCATGCAGCCACCCAGAGAGTCCTTGTCGCGGAAGAACTCCGTGAGCCATATGGAGAAACAG TCAAAAGTGCATGACTACGAGTATTTGCAG GTGACGCTGGAGGAGCAGATGATCTGCGGCACCCTGCAGACTCTCAACGAGGAGGCCTACGAGGATGTGGCCAGTAGCGAGCGACCGAGTCCCACAGGTGAGATGTTGGCGGCAGCCGCACAACTGCAATTAGCACCCATCCGCGAGTCATCCGAGTTCGGTTCGCCATCCGATGATCAGATGCAGTACGGGGTCAAGATAagcaaccacaacaacaacaacaaccagtACTTGCATGCGGAGTACAATCGGAGCGTTAGCTCGCATTCCCTGCAGAGCCTGAGCACTCTGGTGGGTGTTCCCGGAGGAGGGGGTCATGGTGGCTCAGGTGGCGGTGGCCTGCACCtgggcaatg AACTCGACTCGCCGAGTGCCGGAGCCGCAATGACAACGCCATTGCTGGGCTCCTCCGGCTCCAGTTCCGTGCAACAGCCGACAGGTCGGGATTCCATTTTGAAGCagcagggcagcgtcaaggccGACAAGCGGGTATCGATCCAACAAGCGGCGaccaataataacaacaataatgGCAACAAACTAACGCCAAATGTCGAATATGTTTCCGAACGACAGGCGGAAGCCCAAGGATCTAGCAAGCGCTTAACAACCAAGCCGCCATCAG GACCCCGTCCCGCCTCGCTGATCATCACCAGAAACGATTCCAACTCACAGTTCCAGCTGCTGCGCTCGTCCTCAGTGGACTACGATGATGTGGAGGCCCAGGAGCACCGGACCACTATAAGGACCACCCTGTTGGAacagcaggaggaggaggaatcAGCCCCGTTCGTCTTTACAGTGCGCAAATGA